The Triticum dicoccoides isolate Atlit2015 ecotype Zavitan chromosome 6A, WEW_v2.0, whole genome shotgun sequence genome has a window encoding:
- the LOC119314527 gene encoding trinucleotide repeat-containing gene 18 protein-like isoform X2: MATAATSRPSGPVLSIPSYRSASPTRVKLPAGGSGANRSTGKSVSVSSPSSTTTSRRSCMCSSTNHPGSFRCSLHKERNQAAPAGSSKPASPPSVRSACNLGSKRMDSAQCARRALAPPPSAQQSQQHRRRAGGFRPRPSRLSAVSTAGERPINKYQ; this comes from the coding sequence ATGGCGACAGCAGCCACAAGTCGGCCTAGCGGCCCGGTGCTGTCCATACCCAGCTACCGCTCCGCCTCGCCCACCCGCGTCAAGCTTCCCGCCGGTGGCAGCGGCGCCAACCGCTCCACGGGCAAGTCCGTCAGCGTCTCGTCCCCGTCCTCCACCACCACAAGCCGGCGGTCCTGCATGTGCTCCTCGACGAACCACCCGGGCTCGTTCCGGTGCAGCCTCCACAAGGAGCGCAACCAGGCGGCCCCCGCCGGGAGCAGCAAGCCCGCCTCCCCGCCGTCCGTCCGCAGCGCCTGCAATCTGGGCTCGAAGCGCATGGACAGCGCTCAGTGTGCCCGCAGGGCCCTCGCGCCTCCCCCCTCTGCGCAGCAGTCGCAGCAGCACCGGAGGCGCGCGGGCGGGTTCCGCCCCAGGCCCAGCAGACTCTCCGCCGTCTCCACGGCCGGCGAGCGTCCCATCAACAAGTACCAGTAA
- the LOC119314527 gene encoding trinucleotide repeat-containing gene 18 protein-like isoform X1, which yields MATAATSRPSGPVLSIPSYRSASPTRVKLPAGGSGANRSTGKSVSVSSPSSTTTSRRSCMCSSTNHPGSFRCSLHKERNQAAPAGSSKPASPPSVRSACNLGSKRMDSAQCARRALAPPPSAQQSQQHRRRAGGFRPRPSRLSAVSTSTSTCHSKMQDTVRCF from the exons ATGGCGACAGCAGCCACAAGTCGGCCTAGCGGCCCGGTGCTGTCCATACCCAGCTACCGCTCCGCCTCGCCCACCCGCGTCAAGCTTCCCGCCGGTGGCAGCGGCGCCAACCGCTCCACGGGCAAGTCCGTCAGCGTCTCGTCCCCGTCCTCCACCACCACAAGCCGGCGGTCCTGCATGTGCTCCTCGACGAACCACCCGGGCTCGTTCCGGTGCAGCCTCCACAAGGAGCGCAACCAGGCGGCCCCCGCCGGGAGCAGCAAGCCCGCCTCCCCGCCGTCCGTCCGCAGCGCCTGCAATCTGGGCTCGAAGCGCATGGACAGCGCTCAGTGTGCCCGCAGGGCCCTCGCGCCTCCCCCCTCTGCGCAGCAGTCGCAGCAGCACCGGAGGCGCGCGGGCGGGTTCCGCCCCAGGCCCAGCAGACTCTCCGCCGTCTCCACG TCAACGTCGACATGCCATAGCAAGATGCAAGATACAGTTAGATGTTTCTGA